The nucleotide sequence AGGCTCTAATCGCATCTAGCGCTGAAGCATCGGCATGACACACTAATGAAATAGCCTGCCCAGTTAGACCCGCGCGCCCAGTGCGACCACATCGATGAACATAAACTGGCGCATGCTGCGGTAAATCCAGATTAATCACCACAGGTAACCCTTCCAGATGAATACCGCGCGCTAATAAATCTGTGGCCACCAGCACAGCTATCTTACCGGCTTTAAATGCCGCTAAGGTTTGGTTGCGCACTTCTTGGGTTTGTTTACCATGGAGCGCCGCCGCATTAATGCCAGCCTTATTCAGCTTTTTAGCAAAGGCTTCGACATCATCGCGGGCGCTAATAAATACCAAGGCTTGTGGCCATTGATGCTTAACTAATAACGCCTCAAGCGCCTTAGCTTTGCTGCCTTTATTGACTAAATATAAGGTTTCTGCAATCTCAGCTACCACAGCATTAGTAGTGTGCGCTGTGATGCGCTGCGCTTGCTTCTTTAACAGCTGCGACAATAGTGACTCTAAACCACTTGGCAAAGTGGCTGAAAACAATAAGGTTTGACGTTCAAGCGGAATAAATTCCAGCAATTGCTGTATGTCTGGCCAAAACCCCATTTCTAATAATCTATCGGCTTCATCCAGCACTAAATGGCTTAACTGCTGCAGCTGCAAACCATCACAGCTTAATTCGCCCTGCTTTAATAACTCAAGTAAACGCCCAGGAGTGGCCACTATTAACTGCGGCTTGGCTGCGAGCGCTGCCAATTGCTTTTCAATATCAACCCCGCCGCACAAGGTCGCAATCTCAATTTCTAGCGCTTGGGCTATGAGCAATAAGGCTTCCGTCACCTGAGCTGCTAGCTCGCGCGTTGGCACCACGATTAAGGCTCGAACGGCTGATTCATCAAGCGCGGTATCAGCGTCTGAGCGCTTATTCTTTATTTGAAAGTTGGCTTGATAAATGGCTTGTAGCACTGGCAAACCAAAGGCCAAGGTTTTACCGCTACCAGTTTGCGCCAACGCCAACACATCTTGTTGAGTTAAAATGGCAGGAATGGCTAATTGCTGCACCTTAGTTGGCTGCGTCATCGTCGCAGGAAGTGCTGCTATGATGGCAGCATCGACTCCAAGCTGTGAAAAGGTAAATGAATTAAGGGAACAAAGCTCAGCAGTCGTCATAGCAACACCGGATAAAAACATGGGTGCGGAAGTTTACTCAGAGTCACCCTCGAATACCAATTTAGTTTGGCTTATTCCTTTGGCCTCATAAGCCATCAATGGTTACTGCCGAGTTCAACACCCTCTAGTTCGCCAATCAATCCTAACGGGCGCAGCATAACAATTGTCCCCGTGCGCCAAGAACTTACGCCTATTCCCATACGGATTAATGCATTGAACGCAATTTCGCCACCTTTTATTTCGATAAATGCAGAAACATCTATTGCGAATAGGATGAATGAAAACTATTATTCTGGAAAATTAGAAATGAATTAATCAAGAGGTACCAATGAGTCCGGAAATTATTGCCATGGCAAAAGAAACGGCGAGCATGTTTGCCTTGTTGGTCGTTGAGTTAACCTTGTTATTTCTTGCCATCAGCTATCTGGTTGGCGTTATTCAAGAATATATCAGCCCTGCCAAAGTCCAAGCCATATTAAGCTCGCGCAATGGCAAAGGCTATGTGATCGCCGCCTTACTTGGGTCTATTACCCCGTTTTGCTCTTGCTCCACCATCCCATTCTTAAAGGGCCTACTGCGAGCCCGCGCGGGTTTTGGCCCTATGATGGTGTTTTTATTGGCAAGCCCCTTACTTAACCCGATTATTATCGGCTTATTTGTGGTCACCTTTGGCGTTAAAGTGGCATTATTTTACTTTGCCATAGCCATGGGGGTGTCTGTCATTGCAGACTATGCACTTGAAAAATTAGGCTTTGAGCGCTACGTGCGAAAAGAAGCTTACTCGCAGTCAGACGCAGCTTCATGCTGTGACACTCAAGCTGTGATAAGTCCTTGCTGCGAAGTAAAAGCGACGCCTAAGACAAATGAAGCTATTACCGCTGCCAATACAGCTGCAAGCAACTCATGTTGTACGCCCAAACCTGCAGCAATAGTACCTGCAAACAGCTCATGCTGCG is from Shewanella sp. SNU WT4 and encodes:
- a CDS encoding permease, which encodes MSPEIIAMAKETASMFALLVVELTLLFLAISYLVGVIQEYISPAKVQAILSSRNGKGYVIAALLGSITPFCSCSTIPFLKGLLRARAGFGPMMVFLLASPLLNPIIIGLFVVTFGVKVALFYFAIAMGVSVIADYALEKLGFERYVRKEAYSQSDAASCCDTQAVISPCCEVKATPKTNEAITAANTAASNSCCTPKPAAIVPANSSCCENAPAVVATAGCTSQTPKIAELSRWMRVWNTSWKDFKQVLPYLFVGILLGSMIYGFIPTDLIVQYAGEAKWYAIPVAAIIGIPLYLRAEAVIPLSAALVQKGMAMGSVMALIIGSAGASLTEVILLKAIFKNQMIITFLAVILSMAMAAGYLYS
- a CDS encoding DEAD/DEAH box helicase yields the protein MFLSGVAMTTAELCSLNSFTFSQLGVDAAIIAALPATMTQPTKVQQLAIPAILTQQDVLALAQTGSGKTLAFGLPVLQAIYQANFQIKNKRSDADTALDESAVRALIVVPTRELAAQVTEALLLIAQALEIEIATLCGGVDIEKQLAALAAKPQLIVATPGRLLELLKQGELSCDGLQLQQLSHLVLDEADRLLEMGFWPDIQQLLEFIPLERQTLLFSATLPSGLESLLSQLLKKQAQRITAHTTNAVVAEIAETLYLVNKGSKAKALEALLVKHQWPQALVFISARDDVEAFAKKLNKAGINAAALHGKQTQEVRNQTLAAFKAGKIAVLVATDLLARGIHLEGLPVVINLDLPQHAPVYVHRCGRTGRAGLTGQAISLVCHADASALDAIRALTQRALPLLALEGFAVTDTVATGTSKRAPRDKQANRRTMAKTGMSQFKSTKGKK